The Solea solea chromosome 19, fSolSol10.1, whole genome shotgun sequence genome has a window encoding:
- the trim69 gene encoding E3 ubiquitin-protein ligase TRIM69 isoform X1, which produces MSKNQKEVKKIQSVYLQNLEKLNQGLKPEKKSWKPKEGEFAVQTAMEKLRQPPIAGKVNKSSAHRISRDLTCSICLDLFKQPVSLPCDHTFCQGCIEGYWTGPRGPGQGGTGSCPQCRKVYPGASYRPNRIVANIVESYCHGLEETEPAPRLADVGVAERAPAPVPRCSRHREELKLYCEDDQELVCLVCGVSQEHRNHTMLCVQEAELKYRASLNSSMDSLKAELNTALQYDREAEDEVKKLKEHTADLKQRIEAQFSDLHQFLYQEEKLLQVKLKTEERRELIRLDEHKALLCVEISRLQRAVHEIEDKLSEQDPFTLLRVSSIKVLLQRPSLKFEKPVFTPPSLCEGRFAGPLQYRVWKSMKGSIYPVPAAITFNSSTANPWLSLTSSLTCVRYQTFNHTVQDNPYRFNAALSLLGSQGFTHGRHYWEIEVYSSTVWTVGVARESVPRKGVIKALPANGFWTLSLSYGIQYMAGTSPPTVLSLEEPLARIGVYLDYKRGLVSFYNAESMTHLYTFRENFTETLYPYFNLGFLDKVHENEPLKVFLPKI; this is translated from the exons ATGAGCAAGAATcagaaagaagtgaagaaaatCCAGTCAGTCTATCTGCAGAACTTGGAGAAACTAAACCAAGGACTAAAGCCAGAGAAGAAAAGTTGGAAGCCAAAGGAAGGAGAATTCGCTGTGCAAACAGCAATGGAAAAGCTGCGGCAGCCTCCCATAGCTGGGAAAGTGAATAAAAGCTCGGCTCACAGAATCAGCAGAGATCTGACCTGCTCCATCTGCCTGGATCTGTTCAAGCAGCCGGTGTCTTTGCCCTGCGATCACACCTTCTGCCAGGGCTGCATCGAGGGATACTGGACAGGTCCCCGTGGCCCTGGGCAGGGGGGCACGGGATCCTGCCCTCAGTGCAGGAAGGTGTACCCCGGAGCGAGCTACAGGCCCAACCGCATTGTTGCCAACATCGTGGAGAGCTACTGTCATGGTCTGGAGGAGACTGAACCAGCTCCACGCCTGGCAGATGTTGGGGTGGCAGAGAGGGCTCCGGCCCCGGTGCCTCgctgcagcagacacagagaggagctgAAGCTGTACTGTGAGGATGACCAGGAGCTGGTGTGTCTGGTCTGTGGGGTCTCACAGGAGCACAGGAATCACACCATGCTGTGTGTGCAGGAGGCTGAGCTCAAGTACAGG GCGTCTCTGAACAGCTCCATGGATTCGCTCAAAGCTGAGCTCAACACAGCGCTGCAGTACGACAGAGAAGCTGAGGACGAGGTTAAAAAGCTCAAG GAGCACACTGCTGACCTGAAGCAGCGCATCGAGGCCCAGTTCAGTGACCTGCACCAGTTCCTGTACCAGGAGGAGAAGCTGCTGCAGGTGAAGCTGAAGACGGAGGAGCGCAGGGAGCTGATCCGCCTGGACGAGCACAAGGCCCTGCTCTGTGTGGAGATCTCACGCCTGCAGAGGGCCGTCCACGAGATAGAGGACAAGCTGAGTGAGCAGGACCCATTCACGCTGCTGCGAGTAAGT AGCATCAAAGTTCTGCTCCAGAG GCCCTCGCTGAAGTTTGAGAAGCCCGTGTTTACGCCACCCAGTCTGTGCGAGGGTCGATTTGCAGGACCTCTGCAGTACAGGGTGTGGAAATCCATGAAAGGAAGCATCTATCCAG TTCCCGCAGCCATCACGTTCAACTCCAGCACGGCCAACCCGTGGCTCAGCCTGACCTCGTCCCTCACCTGCGTCCGCTACCAGACCTTTAACCACACCGTGCAAGACAACCCTTACAGGTTCAACGCCGCCCTGTCACTGCTCGGCAGCCAGGGCTTCACCCACGGGCGCCACTACTGGGAGATTGAAGTGTACAGCAGCACAGTGTGGACTGTGGGGGTGGCTCGGGAGTCGGTGCCTCGGAAAGGAGTCATCAAAGCCCTTCCAGCAAATGGCTTCTGGACTCTCTCCCTGTCTTACGGGATACAGTACATGGCCGGCACCTCCCCTCCCACCGTCCTGTCCCTGGAGGAGCCACTGGCCAGGATCGGGGTTTACCTGGACTATAAGAGAGGCTTGGTGTCCTTTTACAACGCAGAGAGCATGACACACCTGTACACCTTCAGGGAGAACTTCACGGAGACGCTGTACCCGTACTTTAATTTGGGCTTCCTGGACAAAGTGCATGAAAATGAGCCACTTAAAGTTTTCTTACCAAAGATTTAA
- the trim69 gene encoding E3 ubiquitin-protein ligase TRIM69 isoform X2, with the protein MSKNQKEVKKIQSVYLQNLEKLNQGLKPEKKSWKPKEGEFAVQTAMEKLRQPPIAGKVNKSSAHRISRDLTCSICLDLFKQPVSLPCDHTFCQGCIEGYWTGPRGPGQGGTGSCPQCRKVYPGASYRPNRIVANIVESYCHGLEETEPAPRLADVGVAERAPAPVPRCSRHREELKLYCEDDQELVCLVCGVSQEHRNHTMLCVQEAELKYRASLNSSMDSLKAELNTALQYDREAEDEVKKLKEHTADLKQRIEAQFSDLHQFLYQEEKLLQVKLKTEERRELIRLDEHKALLCVEISRLQRAVHEIEDKLSEQDPFTLLRSIKVLLQRPSLKFEKPVFTPPSLCEGRFAGPLQYRVWKSMKGSIYPVPAAITFNSSTANPWLSLTSSLTCVRYQTFNHTVQDNPYRFNAALSLLGSQGFTHGRHYWEIEVYSSTVWTVGVARESVPRKGVIKALPANGFWTLSLSYGIQYMAGTSPPTVLSLEEPLARIGVYLDYKRGLVSFYNAESMTHLYTFRENFTETLYPYFNLGFLDKVHENEPLKVFLPKI; encoded by the exons ATGAGCAAGAATcagaaagaagtgaagaaaatCCAGTCAGTCTATCTGCAGAACTTGGAGAAACTAAACCAAGGACTAAAGCCAGAGAAGAAAAGTTGGAAGCCAAAGGAAGGAGAATTCGCTGTGCAAACAGCAATGGAAAAGCTGCGGCAGCCTCCCATAGCTGGGAAAGTGAATAAAAGCTCGGCTCACAGAATCAGCAGAGATCTGACCTGCTCCATCTGCCTGGATCTGTTCAAGCAGCCGGTGTCTTTGCCCTGCGATCACACCTTCTGCCAGGGCTGCATCGAGGGATACTGGACAGGTCCCCGTGGCCCTGGGCAGGGGGGCACGGGATCCTGCCCTCAGTGCAGGAAGGTGTACCCCGGAGCGAGCTACAGGCCCAACCGCATTGTTGCCAACATCGTGGAGAGCTACTGTCATGGTCTGGAGGAGACTGAACCAGCTCCACGCCTGGCAGATGTTGGGGTGGCAGAGAGGGCTCCGGCCCCGGTGCCTCgctgcagcagacacagagaggagctgAAGCTGTACTGTGAGGATGACCAGGAGCTGGTGTGTCTGGTCTGTGGGGTCTCACAGGAGCACAGGAATCACACCATGCTGTGTGTGCAGGAGGCTGAGCTCAAGTACAGG GCGTCTCTGAACAGCTCCATGGATTCGCTCAAAGCTGAGCTCAACACAGCGCTGCAGTACGACAGAGAAGCTGAGGACGAGGTTAAAAAGCTCAAG GAGCACACTGCTGACCTGAAGCAGCGCATCGAGGCCCAGTTCAGTGACCTGCACCAGTTCCTGTACCAGGAGGAGAAGCTGCTGCAGGTGAAGCTGAAGACGGAGGAGCGCAGGGAGCTGATCCGCCTGGACGAGCACAAGGCCCTGCTCTGTGTGGAGATCTCACGCCTGCAGAGGGCCGTCCACGAGATAGAGGACAAGCTGAGTGAGCAGGACCCATTCACGCTGCTGCGA AGCATCAAAGTTCTGCTCCAGAG GCCCTCGCTGAAGTTTGAGAAGCCCGTGTTTACGCCACCCAGTCTGTGCGAGGGTCGATTTGCAGGACCTCTGCAGTACAGGGTGTGGAAATCCATGAAAGGAAGCATCTATCCAG TTCCCGCAGCCATCACGTTCAACTCCAGCACGGCCAACCCGTGGCTCAGCCTGACCTCGTCCCTCACCTGCGTCCGCTACCAGACCTTTAACCACACCGTGCAAGACAACCCTTACAGGTTCAACGCCGCCCTGTCACTGCTCGGCAGCCAGGGCTTCACCCACGGGCGCCACTACTGGGAGATTGAAGTGTACAGCAGCACAGTGTGGACTGTGGGGGTGGCTCGGGAGTCGGTGCCTCGGAAAGGAGTCATCAAAGCCCTTCCAGCAAATGGCTTCTGGACTCTCTCCCTGTCTTACGGGATACAGTACATGGCCGGCACCTCCCCTCCCACCGTCCTGTCCCTGGAGGAGCCACTGGCCAGGATCGGGGTTTACCTGGACTATAAGAGAGGCTTGGTGTCCTTTTACAACGCAGAGAGCATGACACACCTGTACACCTTCAGGGAGAACTTCACGGAGACGCTGTACCCGTACTTTAATTTGGGCTTCCTGGACAAAGTGCATGAAAATGAGCCACTTAAAGTTTTCTTACCAAAGATTTAA